Proteins found in one Acanthopagrus latus isolate v.2019 chromosome 3, fAcaLat1.1, whole genome shotgun sequence genomic segment:
- the LOC119014231 gene encoding major histocompatibility complex class I-related gene protein-like: MRMLLLLLLFCHVSSPVLHSLKYFTTASTGIPNLPEVMTTLEVDELLMGSCDSNNSMNLKDIAKLFLIKYPERLEWYRQRCFQVLPYTFKALINSLMRLFNQSGGVHVLQKVDGCEWDDETGEVKSFSQFGYDGEDLLALDLNTFIWTALRPEAVNITLRWDADQNLRDYYKIAVTLNYPKWLKKYLDHGRSVLLRTELPSVSLLQKTPSSPISCLATGFYPHRASLVWRKDGEELHEEVDHGEILPNHDGTFQMSVDLNLSSVTPEDWTNYDCVFQLSGVKEEIITRLEKDRIRTNWGKKKHISVVPVSAAVVVLALAVIGAAGVIVYKKKKAPDNGTELSEQLRPDTDQGTA; encoded by the exons atgagaatgttattgttgttgcttctcttctgtcacGTTTCATCACCAG TGCTTCACTCCCTGAAGTATTTCACAACTGCATCAACTGGAATCCCGAACCTCCCAGAGGTTATGACAACACTGGAGGTTGATGAACTTCTGATGGGGTCCtgtgacagcaacaacagcatgaATCTGAAGGACATTGCTAAATTATTCCTCATAAAATATCCTGAGCGGTTGGAGTGGTACAGACAAAGATGTTTCCAGGTTTTGCCTTACACCTTCAAAGCCTTGATAAACAGTTTGATGCGTCTCTTCAACCAAAGTGGAG gtgtCCATGTTTTACAGAAGGTGGATGGCTGTGAGTGGGATGATGAGACAGGAGAGGTGAAAAGTTTCAGTCAGTTTGGATACGATGGAGAAGACCTCCTGGCATTGGATCTGAATACATTTATATGGACCGCTCTAAGACCTGAGGCTGTCAACATCACACTGAGATGGGACGCGGATCAAAATTTAAGAGACTACTATAAGATTGCTGTTACTCTGAATTATCCAAAGTGGCTGAAGAAGTATTTGGATCATGGGAGGAGCGTTCTGCTGAGAACAG agcttccctcagtgtctctcctccagaagactccctcctctccaatcagctgcctcgctacaggtttctaccctcacagagcctcactcgtctggaggaaagatggagaggagcttcaTGAGGAGGTGGACCACGGAGAGATCCTCCCCAACCACGATGGAACCTTCCAGATGAGTGTTGACCTGAAcctttcatcagtcacacctgaagaCTGGACGAATtacgactgtgtgtttcagctctctgGTGTGAAGGAGGAAATCATCACCAGACTGGAGAAAGATCGGATCAGGACCAACTGGGGTAAGA AGAAGCACATTTCTGTCGTCCCGGTCTCTGCTGCAGTGGTTGTTCTCGCTCTCGCTGTCATCGGTGCTGCTGGAGTCATCgtttacaaaaagaagaaag CTCCTGACAACGGCACAGAgctctctgagcagctgagaCCAGATACTGATCAGGGGACAGCGTGA